The Macaca fascicularis isolate 582-1 chromosome 11, T2T-MFA8v1.1 genome includes a region encoding these proteins:
- the PHLDA1 gene encoding pleckstrin homology-like domain family A member 1: MRRAPAAERLSELGFPQWCGRQEPPFPLGVTRGWGRWPIQKRREGARPVPFSERSQEDGRGPAARGSGTLWRIRTRLSLCRDPQPPPPLCLLRVSLLCALRAGGRGSRWGEDGARLLLLPPARVAGNGEAEPSGGPSYAGRMLESSGCKALKEGVLEKRSDGLLQLWKKKCCILTEEGLLLIPPKQLQHQQQQQQQQQQQQQQPGQGPAEPSLPSGPAVASLEPPVKLKELHFSNMKTVDCVERKGKYMYFTVVMAEGKEIDFRCPQDQGWNAEITLQMVQYKNRQAILAVKSTRQKQQHLVQQQPPSQPQPQPQPQLQPQPQPQPQPQPQPQPQPQPQSQPQPQPQPKPQPQQLHPYPHPHPHPHPHSHPHSHPHPHPHPHPHPHQIPHPHPQPHSQPHGHRLLRSTSNSA, translated from the coding sequence ATGAGGCGTGCGCCGGCTGCCGAGCGCCTTTCGGAGCTGGGCTTTCCCCAGTGGTGCGGGCGCCAGGAGCCGCCTTTTCCGCTGGGTGTCACTCGGGGGTGGGGAAGATGGCCCATTCAAAAGCGCCGCGAGGGGGCCCGGCCAGTGCCCTTCAGTGAGCGCTCGCAAGAGGACGGCAGAGGCCCGGCAGCTCGCGGCTCCGGGACCTTGTGGCGCATCAGGACGCGGCTGTCCCTCTGCCGGGACCcacagccgccgccgccgctctgCCTCCTGCGTGTTAGCCTCCTCTGCGCGCTCCGGGCAGGCGGCCGTGGGAGCCGCTGGGGCGAGGACGGCGcgcggctgctgctgctgcccccgGCCCGCGTGGCTGGAAACGGAGAGGCCGAGCCAAGCGGCGGCCCCTCTTATGCTGGGAGGATGCTGGAGAGCAGCGGCTGCAAAGCGCTGAAGGAGGGCGTGCTGGAGAAGCGCAGCGACGGGTTGTTGCAGCTCTGGAAGAAAAAGTGCTGCATCCTCACCGAGGAGGGGCTGCTGCTCATCCCCCCCAAGCAGCTGCAAcaccagcagcagcaacagcagcagcagcagcagcagcaacaacagcccGGGCAGGGGCCGGCCGAGCCGTCCCTACCCAGTGGCCCCGCTGTCGCCAGCCTCGAGCCGCCGGTCAAGCTCAAGGAACTGCACTTCTCCAACATGAAGACCGTGGACTGTGTAGAGCGCAAGGGCAAGTACATGTACTTCACTGTGGTGATGGCAGAGGGCAAGGAAATCGACTTTCGGTGCCCGCAAGACCAGGGCTGGAACGCCGAGATCACGCTGCAGATGGTGCAGTACAAGAATCGTCAGGCCATCCTGGCGGTCAAGTCCACGCGGCAGAAGCAGCAGCACCTGGTCCAGCAGCAGCCCCCCTCGCAGCCGCAGCCGCAGCCGCAGCCGCAGCTCcagccccaaccccaaccccaaccccagcctcagcctcagcctcagccgcAACCCCAGCCCCAGTCACaaccccagcctcagccccaacCCAAGCCTCAGCCCCAGCAGCTCCACCCGTATCCgcatccacatccacatccacatccacactcTCATCCGCACTCGCACCCACACCCTCACCCGCACCCGCACCCGCACCCGCACCAAATACCACACCCGCACCCACAGCCGCACTCGCAGCCGCACGGACACCGGCTTCTCCGCAGCACCTCCAACTCTGCCTGA